The segment GGCTGTGTAAAGGATACAAATATTGGTCACACACCCTGTAAATCTCAAATTTTTTATTTTCAATTTTCGCAATAGGGCATCAAGGCGGGTCTTGTAAAAGCCGGAATAGGTGCTTTTCCGAATAATATAATCCCCTTTATGAGGTTTTAATTCCTTTACTATTTCAGCACCCCGGGTCCCCTTTACCGCATGGGCAGGCCA is part of the Nitrospiria bacterium genome and harbors:
- a CDS encoding isochorismatase family cysteine hydrolase — encoded protein: WPAHAVKGTRGAEIVKELKPHKGDYIIRKSTYSGFYKTRLDALLRKLKIKNLRFTGCVTNICILYTASDAVLRGYDVTVKKNCVAGLSPQTHRFSLLQMKDVLGVHVV